In Micrococcus luteus NCTC 2665, a single window of DNA contains:
- a CDS encoding Rv2578c family radical SAM protein produces MRWEAQTLRSEGGAQRATAGTPAGSAALLPLSDLQRSVTTPEFAGVTFHEVLAKTALNSVPSASAMPFRWTVNPYRGCTHACRYCYARSTHTFLELDAGADFDRQIVVKVNVAEVLRAELARPTWGREAVALGTNTDPYQRAEGRYALMPGIIRALADSGTPFSVLTKGTLLARDVPLLQAASRQVPVQVSLSLAMLDPAIAAAVEPGTPSPTARLRLIERLAAAGADVTVMAMPLLPWLTDGDREIDALMRALADAGAARVMPGALHLRPGAKEWYLGWIRREHPDLLAGYEQMYARSAYAPESYRRMLTRVAGEAAARHGLARGGAHGIRREDGPPARRAPAPRPSAPAAQPALF; encoded by the coding sequence ATGCGATGGGAAGCGCAGACCCTGCGGTCCGAGGGCGGAGCCCAGCGGGCGACGGCCGGCACACCGGCCGGCTCCGCCGCCCTGCTGCCGCTCTCGGACCTGCAGCGGAGTGTCACCACCCCGGAGTTCGCGGGCGTCACCTTCCATGAGGTGCTCGCCAAGACCGCACTGAACTCGGTGCCGTCCGCCTCGGCCATGCCGTTCCGCTGGACCGTGAACCCGTACCGCGGCTGCACCCACGCCTGCCGGTACTGCTACGCCCGCAGCACCCACACCTTCCTCGAGCTCGACGCCGGGGCCGACTTCGACCGGCAGATCGTCGTGAAGGTCAACGTCGCCGAGGTGCTGCGCGCCGAACTCGCCCGCCCCACGTGGGGCCGCGAGGCGGTGGCGTTGGGGACCAACACGGACCCGTACCAGCGGGCCGAGGGCCGCTACGCGCTGATGCCCGGGATCATCCGGGCCCTGGCGGATTCCGGCACGCCGTTCTCCGTGCTGACCAAGGGGACCCTGCTCGCGCGGGATGTGCCCCTGCTGCAGGCGGCCTCGCGCCAGGTGCCCGTGCAGGTCTCGCTGTCCCTGGCGATGCTCGACCCCGCCATCGCCGCCGCGGTCGAGCCGGGCACGCCGTCGCCGACCGCGCGCCTGCGCCTGATCGAGCGGCTCGCCGCCGCGGGTGCGGACGTCACCGTCATGGCCATGCCCCTGCTGCCGTGGCTCACGGACGGGGACCGCGAGATCGACGCCCTCATGCGCGCGCTGGCGGACGCCGGGGCCGCGCGCGTCATGCCGGGCGCCCTGCACCTGCGGCCGGGCGCGAAGGAGTGGTACCTGGGCTGGATCCGGCGCGAGCACCCGGATCTGCTGGCCGGCTACGAGCAGATGTACGCCCGGTCCGCCTACGCGCCCGAGTCGTACCGTCGCATGCTCACCCGCGTGGCCGGGGAGGCCGCCGCACGGCACGGCCTGGCCCGCGGCGGCGCGCACGGCATCCGGCGCGAGGACGGTCCCCCGGCCCGGCGCGCCCCGGCACCCCGGCCCTCCGCCCCGGCGGCGCAGCCCGCGCTGTTCTGA
- the rplT gene encoding 50S ribosomal protein L20 produces MARVKRAVNAHKKRRTMLERASGYRGQRSRLYRKAKEQMLHSFTYNYQHRHKRKGDFRRLWITRINAAARANGMTYNRFMQGLKLAGVEVDRRMLAEIAVSDAATFAVLVKTAREALPADVNAPAASR; encoded by the coding sequence GTGGCACGTGTGAAGCGGGCAGTGAACGCCCACAAGAAGCGTCGGACCATGCTGGAGCGCGCCTCCGGCTACCGCGGCCAGCGGTCTCGCCTGTACCGCAAGGCGAAGGAGCAGATGCTCCACTCGTTCACCTACAACTACCAGCACCGCCACAAGCGCAAGGGTGACTTCCGTCGCCTGTGGATCACCCGCATCAACGCGGCCGCCCGCGCCAACGGCATGACCTACAACCGCTTCATGCAGGGCCTCAAGCTGGCCGGCGTCGAGGTGGACCGCCGCATGCTGGCCGAGATCGCCGTCTCCGACGCCGCGACCTTCGCCGTGCTGGTGAAGACCGCCCGCGAGGCGCTGCCCGCGGACGTGAACGCCCCCGCCGCCTCCCGCTGA
- the rpmI gene encoding 50S ribosomal protein L35 — protein MPKMKTHSGAKKRFRVTGSGKIMRQQANRRHYLEHKSSRLTRRLKGDQLVSKGSIKQIKRMLGI, from the coding sequence ATGCCGAAGATGAAGACCCACAGCGGTGCCAAGAAGCGCTTCCGCGTGACCGGCTCCGGCAAGATCATGCGCCAGCAGGCGAACCGTCGCCACTACCTGGAGCACAAGTCCTCGCGCCTGACCCGCCGTCTCAAGGGCGACCAGCTCGTCTCCAAGGGCAGCATCAAGCAGATCAAGCGGATGCTCGGCATCTGA
- a CDS encoding (deoxy)nucleoside triphosphate pyrophosphohydrolase, giving the protein MTSATPARPVLAASPTTSPRDGARPRLVVGLALLDDAAAPTRLLAARRSAPAALRGLWEFPGGKVELGEGVQEALLRECREELGVAVRLGPEVAAPEPAGWELANGARMRVFWGVLAEQGATPRALQDHDLLAWLPLAGPGVRHLDWIPADRPIVAEVLRGAATAFSAGR; this is encoded by the coding sequence ATGACCTCCGCCACACCCGCTCGCCCCGTGCTCGCCGCCAGCCCGACGACGTCGCCCCGGGACGGTGCGCGACCGCGGCTGGTCGTGGGGCTCGCGCTGCTCGACGATGCGGCCGCGCCGACCCGCCTGCTGGCGGCCCGCCGCAGCGCGCCCGCCGCGCTGCGGGGACTCTGGGAGTTCCCCGGGGGCAAGGTCGAGCTGGGGGAGGGCGTCCAGGAGGCGCTGCTGCGGGAGTGTCGGGAGGAGCTCGGGGTCGCCGTGCGGCTCGGCCCCGAGGTGGCGGCGCCGGAGCCGGCCGGGTGGGAGCTGGCCAACGGCGCCCGGATGCGGGTGTTCTGGGGCGTCCTGGCGGAGCAGGGGGCGACGCCCCGAGCCCTGCAGGACCACGATCTGCTGGCGTGGCTGCCGCTCGCCGGGCCGGGCGTGCGGCACCTCGACTGGATCCCGGCGGACCGGCCGATCGTGGCCGAGGTGCTCCGCGGCGCCGCCACGGCGTTCTCGGCGGGGCGCTGA
- a CDS encoding pyroglutamyl-peptidase I family protein produces MTSRAPAPAARVLLTGFEPFGGDLHNPSIAAARDAVGILADRGVSAEAVELPCAFGAAGPALTAALDRVRPEVAIAVGLAGGTAAVRVERVAVNLQDARIPDNAGEQPVDRPVRADGPAALFATLPAKRAVAAIRAAGVAAEPSLSAGAFVCNHVMYVLLDAPGTARAAGFLHVPWDAEHRPTPDTPALPAADLARAVAEAALTALAGGPDLDVPGGTLH; encoded by the coding sequence ATGACCTCCCGTGCACCCGCCCCGGCCGCCCGCGTCCTGCTCACGGGCTTCGAGCCCTTCGGCGGCGACCTCCACAACCCGTCGATCGCCGCCGCACGGGATGCCGTGGGCATCCTGGCGGACCGGGGTGTGTCGGCCGAGGCGGTCGAGCTGCCGTGCGCGTTCGGCGCGGCCGGGCCGGCCCTGACCGCGGCCCTCGACCGGGTCCGGCCGGAGGTGGCGATCGCCGTCGGGCTGGCCGGCGGCACGGCGGCGGTCCGGGTCGAGCGGGTGGCCGTGAACCTGCAGGACGCCCGGATCCCGGACAACGCGGGGGAGCAGCCCGTGGACCGGCCCGTGCGCGCCGACGGGCCCGCGGCCCTGTTCGCCACCCTGCCCGCCAAGCGTGCCGTCGCCGCGATCCGGGCGGCCGGCGTCGCCGCGGAGCCGTCCCTGTCCGCGGGTGCGTTCGTGTGCAACCACGTCATGTACGTCCTCCTCGACGCCCCCGGCACCGCCCGGGCCGCCGGCTTCCTCCACGTGCCGTGGGACGCCGAGCACCGCCCGACGCCGGACACCCCGGCCCTGCCCGCGGCCGACCTGGCGCGCGCGGTGGCCGAGGCCGCCCTGACGGCGCTGGCCGGCGGCCCCGACCTCGACGTCCCCGGCGGCACCCTGCACTGA
- a CDS encoding CHY zinc finger protein, with amino-acid sequence MTAPDSLDGTDPLLRGVGLDAQTRCAHYATARDVVALRFACCSAYWSCHRCHAELADHPAMPVPAGDFDRPHVLCGVCRTELSVTAYLALEAAADPACPACGAPFNPGCAAHAPLYFDVPASGSPAGDADPATRP; translated from the coding sequence ATGACCGCCCCGGACTCCCTCGACGGCACCGACCCGCTGCTGCGGGGCGTGGGCCTGGACGCGCAGACCCGCTGCGCCCATTACGCCACGGCGCGGGACGTCGTCGCCCTGCGCTTCGCCTGCTGCTCCGCGTACTGGTCCTGCCACCGCTGCCACGCGGAGCTCGCCGACCACCCGGCCATGCCGGTGCCGGCCGGCGACTTCGACCGGCCGCACGTGCTGTGCGGGGTGTGCCGCACCGAGCTGAGCGTGACCGCCTACCTCGCCCTCGAGGCCGCCGCCGATCCCGCGTGCCCGGCCTGCGGGGCGCCGTTCAACCCGGGCTGCGCCGCCCATGCCCCGCTCTACTTCGACGTCCCCGCGTCCGGGTCCCCCGCCGGTGACGCCGATCCCGCGACACGGCCATGA
- the pheS gene encoding phenylalanine--tRNA ligase subunit alpha: MTPSPETGAEPTAPVAEISPVDAEAVEAAVQAALAAYEAAADLDELKAARLAHTGDRAPLTLANKAIGALPKERKAEAGKLMGAARGRLGKALAARTEVLEAEQAARILREETVDVTTAVRRRRVGARHPLSLTMDRVSEIFVGMGWEIAEGPELESEWFNFDSLNFAPDHPAREMQDTFFVAPAEAHLLLRTHTSPVQMRSLLERGAPTYVLCPGRTFRTDELDATHTPVFHQFEGLAVDKGLTMAHLRGTLEYFARQMFGAEAAIRLRPNFFPFTEPSAELDIWHPGAKGGPRWIEWGGCGMVHPNVLRAAGLDPEEYSGFAFGMGVERTLMFRNEVPDMHDMIEGDVRFSQHFGMEV; this comes from the coding sequence ATGACACCCAGCCCCGAGACCGGCGCGGAGCCCACCGCGCCCGTGGCGGAGATCTCCCCCGTGGACGCGGAGGCGGTGGAGGCCGCCGTGCAGGCCGCGCTCGCCGCGTACGAGGCCGCGGCCGACCTCGATGAGCTCAAGGCCGCCCGCCTGGCCCACACCGGCGACCGGGCCCCCCTGACTCTCGCGAACAAGGCGATCGGCGCCCTGCCCAAGGAGCGCAAGGCGGAGGCCGGCAAGCTCATGGGCGCCGCACGCGGCCGCCTGGGCAAGGCCCTGGCCGCCCGCACCGAGGTGCTCGAGGCGGAGCAGGCCGCGCGGATCCTGCGCGAGGAGACGGTGGACGTGACCACCGCGGTCCGTCGCCGCCGCGTCGGCGCCCGTCACCCGCTCTCGCTGACGATGGACCGTGTCTCGGAGATCTTCGTCGGCATGGGCTGGGAGATCGCGGAGGGCCCCGAGCTCGAGTCCGAGTGGTTCAACTTCGACTCCCTCAACTTCGCGCCGGACCATCCGGCCCGCGAGATGCAGGACACCTTCTTCGTGGCCCCGGCCGAGGCCCACCTGCTGCTGCGCACCCACACCTCCCCGGTGCAGATGCGCTCCCTGCTCGAGCGGGGCGCCCCCACCTACGTGCTGTGCCCGGGCCGCACCTTCCGCACGGACGAGCTGGACGCCACGCACACCCCGGTGTTCCACCAGTTCGAGGGCCTGGCCGTGGACAAGGGCCTGACCATGGCCCACCTGCGCGGCACCCTCGAGTACTTCGCCCGCCAGATGTTCGGGGCCGAGGCGGCCATCCGCCTGCGCCCGAACTTCTTCCCGTTCACCGAGCCCAGCGCCGAGCTGGACATCTGGCACCCCGGAGCCAAGGGCGGGCCCCGCTGGATCGAGTGGGGCGGCTGCGGCATGGTGCACCCGAACGTGCTGCGCGCCGCGGGCCTGGACCCGGAGGAGTACTCCGGTTTCGCGTTCGGCATGGGCGTGGAGCGCACGCTCATGTTCCGCAACGAGGTCCCGGACATGCACGACATGATCGAGGGCGACGTCCGCTTCTCCCAGCACTTCGGAATGGAGGTCTGA
- a CDS encoding MFS transporter, producing the protein MPTPTPAADGAHDRSPRAPRPTRPDPSIPPTAPTGPGALLGGRRVRLLPAILALALGSFAIGTTEFAMMGLLPQAVADLGIGLEAGGVLISMYALGVVIGAPLLAASFARVDRRVTSIVLMLLFVVGHVAAFLAPDMGSMMAARFVSGLPHGAYFSAAALAAADLAGPARRGQAVAWVMAGLSVANVLGVPGATALGQAVGWRWMFVVVAVCAALCVGATAWLVPSVPAPAGASVGRELRGLAPGRLWATVAVGVIGFAGMFALYTYIAPLLTEVAGLEERWVPAVLALYGVGMVIGTLVSGALTDRDPVGTLRLSFGLSAVSLAAVALTASWAPVMIVFLFCVAVSGSGIAPSLQVLLVDSAPTAPQLAGSLNHSALNMANAMGAWVGAAAIGAGASLRTPPLVGAGIALAGLVLAFLLVRRDVAARPGVRAADDGSPR; encoded by the coding sequence GTGCCCACCCCCACTCCCGCCGCCGACGGCGCCCACGACCGTTCCCCCCGCGCCCCGCGTCCGACGCGCCCGGACCCGTCCATCCCGCCGACCGCGCCGACGGGCCCCGGCGCGCTGCTGGGCGGCCGCCGCGTGCGTCTGCTGCCGGCCATCCTCGCGCTGGCCCTGGGCAGCTTCGCGATCGGCACCACGGAGTTCGCGATGATGGGCCTGCTGCCGCAGGCGGTGGCCGACCTCGGCATCGGTCTCGAGGCCGGCGGCGTGCTCATCTCCATGTACGCGCTGGGCGTCGTGATCGGCGCTCCCCTGCTGGCCGCGTCCTTCGCCCGCGTCGACCGGCGGGTCACGAGCATCGTGCTGATGCTGCTGTTCGTCGTGGGGCACGTGGCCGCCTTCCTCGCCCCGGACATGGGGAGCATGATGGCGGCCCGGTTCGTGTCGGGCCTGCCCCACGGCGCCTACTTCTCCGCGGCCGCCCTGGCCGCGGCGGACCTCGCCGGGCCCGCCCGCCGCGGCCAGGCCGTGGCGTGGGTGATGGCCGGGCTGTCCGTGGCCAACGTGCTGGGCGTGCCGGGCGCGACGGCGCTCGGGCAGGCCGTCGGCTGGCGTTGGATGTTCGTCGTCGTGGCGGTCTGCGCGGCCCTGTGCGTCGGGGCGACCGCGTGGCTCGTCCCGTCCGTGCCGGCCCCCGCGGGCGCCTCGGTCGGCCGCGAGCTGCGCGGTCTGGCCCCCGGCCGCCTGTGGGCGACGGTGGCCGTGGGCGTGATCGGCTTCGCCGGCATGTTCGCGCTCTACACCTACATCGCGCCGCTGCTCACGGAGGTCGCGGGCCTCGAGGAACGGTGGGTCCCCGCCGTGCTGGCCCTCTACGGCGTCGGCATGGTGATCGGCACGCTCGTCAGCGGCGCCCTCACGGACCGCGACCCGGTGGGCACCCTGCGCCTGAGCTTCGGGCTCAGCGCGGTCTCGCTGGCCGCCGTCGCGCTGACGGCCTCGTGGGCGCCGGTGATGATCGTGTTCCTCTTCTGCGTGGCCGTCAGCGGCTCCGGCATCGCCCCGTCCCTGCAGGTGCTGCTCGTGGACTCCGCGCCCACCGCACCCCAGCTGGCCGGTTCGCTCAACCACTCCGCGCTGAACATGGCCAACGCGATGGGCGCGTGGGTCGGGGCGGCCGCGATCGGGGCCGGTGCGTCGCTGCGGACCCCGCCGCTGGTCGGTGCGGGCATCGCCCTGGCGGGCCTGGTGCTGGCGTTCCTGCTCGTGCGCCGCGACGTCGCGGCGCGGCCCGGCGTCCGGGCTGCCGACGACGGCTCGCCCCGCTGA
- a CDS encoding GlsB/YeaQ/YmgE family stress response membrane protein translates to MGIIGWIVLGLIAGAIARAILPGRQGGGWLGALLTGIVGALLGGWIASLLFNFDVNEKFFDLGTWIFAIIGGVIVAAVWQAITRRTGTRA, encoded by the coding sequence ATGGGCATCATTGGCTGGATCGTTCTCGGTCTCATCGCCGGCGCCATCGCTCGCGCCATCCTCCCCGGACGTCAGGGCGGCGGGTGGCTCGGCGCCCTCCTCACCGGCATCGTCGGTGCTCTCCTCGGCGGCTGGATCGCCTCCCTGCTGTTCAACTTCGACGTGAACGAGAAGTTCTTCGATCTGGGCACCTGGATCTTCGCGATCATCGGCGGCGTTATCGTCGCCGCCGTGTGGCAGGCCATTACCCGCCGCACCGGCACCCGCGCCTGA
- a CDS encoding TrmH family RNA methyltransferase produces the protein MTPHAEPMTHPRAERVRAVAALAGRSARRRTGTFLVEGPQACREALRAHLGEGPTAAAGQWRAGRVLTQVYVSGGLVDRDPALAELVARVRDRPTPGGERVLVREASDEVLTAMADAVTGQDIVAVARMPEPQAVEAVLEEARLAAVLCRVQDPGNAGTVIRAADAAGADAVVLTPGSVDPFNPKVVRSTAGSLFHLPVVTAVPAEAAVAAARAAGLQVWAADGYGADRLDALAPGVVAAPTAWLFGNEAQGLDDGELALADRRVAVPLYGAAESLNVGTAATVCLYSSAMAGARRAG, from the coding sequence ATGACCCCGCACGCCGAGCCGATGACCCATCCCCGCGCCGAGCGCGTGCGCGCGGTGGCAGCCCTGGCGGGCCGCTCCGCCCGACGCCGGACGGGCACGTTCCTCGTCGAGGGGCCGCAGGCCTGCCGCGAGGCCCTGCGCGCCCACCTGGGGGAGGGGCCGACGGCCGCCGCGGGGCAGTGGCGCGCCGGGCGGGTGCTGACCCAGGTGTACGTGTCCGGCGGACTCGTGGACCGGGACCCCGCGCTGGCCGAGCTCGTGGCGCGCGTCCGGGACCGCCCGACGCCGGGTGGTGAGCGCGTCCTGGTGCGCGAGGCCAGCGACGAGGTGCTCACCGCCATGGCCGACGCCGTGACGGGGCAGGACATCGTCGCCGTGGCGCGGATGCCGGAGCCGCAGGCCGTCGAAGCGGTCCTCGAGGAGGCGCGCCTGGCGGCCGTGCTGTGCCGCGTGCAGGACCCGGGGAACGCCGGCACGGTCATCCGGGCCGCGGACGCGGCCGGGGCGGACGCGGTGGTCCTCACGCCGGGCTCCGTCGACCCGTTCAACCCCAAGGTGGTCCGGTCCACCGCCGGGTCGCTGTTCCACCTGCCCGTGGTCACCGCCGTCCCCGCAGAGGCGGCCGTGGCCGCAGCCCGGGCCGCAGGTCTGCAGGTGTGGGCCGCCGACGGCTACGGCGCGGACCGGCTCGACGCCCTCGCCCCCGGGGTGGTCGCCGCGCCGACCGCGTGGCTGTTCGGCAACGAGGCCCAGGGCCTGGACGACGGCGAGCTTGCGCTGGCGGACCGCCGGGTGGCGGTGCCGCTGTACGGGGCCGCGGAGTCCCTGAACGTGGGGACCGCCGCCACGGTGTGCCTGTACTCGTCCGCGATGGCGGGGGCACGGCGCGCCGGCTGA